CAGTTCCATGCTCTGACGTGGCTCCCGCGGCGACAAAGCCCCTGCGGGTCCGAGCCGGTAATGCAATCGTAGCGGTTCCGACGACTGCGGCTGTGTAGCGCCGGGACTCACCCCAATGCCGCACAGGAACTGTCCAGACAGCGCGTGCCGCCGGCAGTTTCGAACAGCGGCAGGCCACAGTCACAGTCGCCGACGACGACGCCGGACGGCATCGAGAAGCCGGTGTCACAGTCCGGGTAGTGTTCACAGCCGGCGAGCAGGCCGCCGCGGCGGAGAATCAACAGGTCGCCGTCGCAGTTGGGACAGTCCCACTCACGGTCGAAGGCCGCGGTGACAGCGTCGTCCAGCGAGTCACAGTCCCGGTCGAGGCAGAGTTCGAACGCACGCCCGCGTTCCACCCGAAGTGTGGGGAGGCCGCAGTCGTCACACCGGCCGCCGGTGACCGCGGCATCGCTCGGAATCCCGTAGGCGGCGTCACAGCCGGTACAGGTGACCTCGCTTCGGGTTCGGACCAGCGTCCCGACGCAGTCGGGGCAGTCACGTACCGGAACGCCGGCGCTCGAGGCCGGATAGCGGGCACTGCCGTGTTCCTCGTGGGTGACCACTCGGAGGAGTTCGTCGCCGTCGCGGGCGGTCACCGCTCCGGCGTCGATAGTGACGCTTTCGGCGCGTGTGAGCCACGCGACCGGTTGATACCCGTCGGCGTCGTGAACGAGAACGGTGTTGTCCGGTTTGACGACGACGAGCACGTCGCCGCGCTGTTCCCGCTCGCGCGGTCCCTCGAAAACGGTCGTACACTCGCCGGCCATCACATGGGTTCCGTCGTGCATGGACCGGTCTGGCCGCGTTCCAGTATTTAAACCATCAGGCGGTGGAGTGGCTTCGCAGAGCAGTCGCCGCTGCCGAAGTCGGAACAGCCAAAGTTGTCGCCGAGCGACAGCAAGGCAATGAGCGAACCACCGGCGGCGGTCTGTTTCGATATGGACGGCGTGCTCGTCCAGTCCGAGGATCACTGGGTCCGTGCACAGCGCGAGGATATCCTTCCGACAGTCGCACCGAACGACGACATCCCGCTCTCGGCGATTACCGGCCGGAACTACCGGGAAGTGTATCCGGATCTAAATAGCGAGTACGACCTCGAAGTCAGCCGCGAGGTGTTCGAGAGACTGTTCGAGGAGCACGGCGAGCGGATTTACGGCGAAGAGGCAACCGTCCTCGAAGGGGCGCACGGACTGCTCGACGACCTCCGAGATGCCGGGGTATCACTGGCGCTGACGACATCCGCGCCGTGGGCATGGATCGACGTGGCCGACGAGCGCTTCGACCTGCTCTCGAAGTTCGACGTTGCGATCAGCGCAAACGACATCGACGGTCCCGGCAAGCCGGAACCGGACATCTACGAGCGGGGCGCGGCAGAACTGGGCGTCGCACCCGAGGACTGCTGGGCCGTTGAGGACTCCACCGCGGGCGCACGCGCTGCCGTCGCCGCCGGGATGACGACTGTCGGGTTCCGCGGTGACGGCGACGAGACGGACCTCTCGATGGTGCACGAAATCGCGGACGACGCGACGACACTACGCGAGGTACTGTTAGGGGGTGTATAACAGCCGAGGAGAGTGTCTTTGAGAGGGGACGGACACAGAAACAGTATGCCAGAACTGCCAGCGTGGAGGGGAGGAAGACCCGGCCAAGTCAGGCGGGGTCACCGTATC
The Haloarcula sp. CBA1129 genome window above contains:
- a CDS encoding endonuclease NucS domain-containing protein, whose product is MHDGTHVMAGECTTVFEGPREREQRGDVLVVVKPDNTVLVHDADGYQPVAWLTRAESVTIDAGAVTARDGDELLRVVTHEEHGSARYPASSAGVPVRDCPDCVGTLVRTRSEVTCTGCDAAYGIPSDAAVTGGRCDDCGLPTLRVERGRAFELCLDRDCDSLDDAVTAAFDREWDCPNCDGDLLILRRGGLLAGCEHYPDCDTGFSMPSGVVVGDCDCGLPLFETAGGTRCLDSSCAALG
- a CDS encoding HAD family phosphatase, which produces MSEPPAAVCFDMDGVLVQSEDHWVRAQREDILPTVAPNDDIPLSAITGRNYREVYPDLNSEYDLEVSREVFERLFEEHGERIYGEEATVLEGAHGLLDDLRDAGVSLALTTSAPWAWIDVADERFDLLSKFDVAISANDIDGPGKPEPDIYERGAAELGVAPEDCWAVEDSTAGARAAVAAGMTTVGFRGDGDETDLSMVHEIADDATTLREVLLGGV